Proteins encoded in a region of the Desulfobotulus mexicanus genome:
- a CDS encoding tyrosine-type recombinase/integrase yields MIDRVLLPLWEYAKLSAITRDDVRDFQSSYVAKGYKPGSVNRMMALVKYIFSLAERWEYIDKSPARGLSKLADNEHKERFLTPDETDRLLKALKNCQGAVVPDLIEFLILTGARRGEASHARWEDMDFEHGLWTVPMSKSGKPRHIPLSVSAMKVLKRRVENNSPFIFANPKTGEPLKHFYSTWHRIRKEAGLEDVRVHDLRHNFASLLINHGRSLYEVQKLLGHASISTTQRYAHLSQDTLKEATEIVSRSIGSDGGAE; encoded by the coding sequence ATGATAGACCGGGTGCTTCTGCCATTGTGGGAGTACGCCAAGCTCTCAGCCATAACACGGGATGATGTGCGGGATTTTCAGTCTTCCTATGTGGCTAAGGGCTACAAGCCGGGTTCTGTCAACCGCATGATGGCATTGGTGAAGTACATATTCTCTTTGGCAGAGCGGTGGGAGTACATCGACAAAAGTCCTGCAAGGGGTCTGTCCAAGCTGGCTGATAACGAGCATAAAGAACGCTTCCTTACACCTGATGAGACGGACAGACTGCTGAAAGCATTGAAGAACTGCCAGGGTGCCGTAGTCCCTGACCTGATCGAGTTTTTGATACTGACCGGTGCAAGGAGGGGAGAAGCCAGCCATGCCAGGTGGGAGGATATGGATTTTGAGCATGGCTTGTGGACGGTACCCATGAGCAAGTCGGGAAAGCCAAGGCATATCCCTTTGTCTGTATCCGCCATGAAGGTGCTGAAAAGGCGTGTGGAAAACAACAGCCCGTTTATATTTGCCAACCCYAAGACCGGTGAGCCGYTGAAGCATTTTTACAGTACCTGGCATCGAATCAGGAAGGAAGCAGGGCTGGAGGATGTCCGGGTRCATGACCTGAGACACAACTTTGCCTCCCTTCTGATCAACCATGGAAGGAGTCTTTATGAGGTACAAAAACTGTTGGGCCATGCCAGCATATCCACCACCCAGAGGTACGCCCATTTGAGTCAGGATACCCTCAAAGAAGCCACTGAAATAGTGTCCCGAAGTATAGGAAGTGATGGTGGTGCAGAGTGA
- a CDS encoding Rpn family recombination-promoting nuclease/putative transposase translates to MLTDFYVKPTSDIFIKYLFGKEEHKPILIDFINAVMKNSGFPLITDLVIKNPFNIQTILNAKETILDIKAKSSDGRWIDIEMQNSDKGFFGERALYYWTALYGDQLVTGDNYATLRPVVCINILDFKMFKNVDRYHLCFMLREKDTPELLLTDHLSLHFLELPKJTAYNLDKSLDNWLYYLKNEGLNKEDEIMENILKNNPQIANAREKYMSFTQDEHMREAYNSHIRWKRDHDSALFLARNEGRHEEKFQTIMELLDFNMKPEEIARITRLSPEKVKAVIAAGDKGLDLLMEDDKGAS, encoded by the coding sequence GCTCACGGATTTTTATGTAAAACCCACATCGGATATCTTCATAAAATATCTCTTCGGCAAGGAAGAGCATAAGCCCATTCTCATTGATTTCATCAATGCCGTTATGAAAAACTCTGGATTCCCTTTGATCACAGACCTTGTGATTAAAAATCCTTTCAACATCCAGACCATCCTCAATGCCAAAGAAACCATACTGGATATCAAGGCAAAATCTTCTGATGGCAGGTGGATTGATATAGAAATGCAGAACTCGGATAAGGGCTTTTTCGGGGAGCGGGCTTTGTATTACTGGACTGCCCTCTATGGAGATCAGCTGGTTACGGGGGATAATTATGCTACCCTGCGTCCTGTGGTCTGTATCAATATCCTTGACTTTAAGATGTTTAAGAATGTGGATCGATACCACCTCTGCTTCATGCTYCGKGAAAAGGATACGCCGGAACTGCTCCTGACGGATCACCTTTCCCTGCATTTCCTTGAACTTCCCAAGMTTACTGCTTAYAATCTGGATAAGAGTCTGGATAACTGGCTTTATTATCTCAAAAATGAAGGCCTGAACAAGGAGGATGAGATTATGGAAAACATCTTGAAAAACAATCCTCAGATAGCCAACGCCAGAGAAAAGTACATGAGCTTTACCCAAGACGAACATATGCGTGAAGCTTATAATTCCCACATAAGATGGAAGCGGGATCATGATTCGGCTTTGTTTCTTGCGAGAAATGAGGGCCGGCATGAAGAGAAATTCCAGACTATCATGGAGCTTCTGGATTTCAATATGAAGCCTGAAGAGATAGCCAGGATTACAAGGCTTTCCCCTGAGAAGGTAAAGGCTGTTATTGCCGCAGGAGACAAGGGGCTGGATCTGCTGATGGAAGATGATAAGGGTGCATCTTGA
- a CDS encoding helix-turn-helix domain-containing protein: MKEKSYDVEQITGEQLKAGRILLGWSQRTLAAKAYLSQGPVTQAEKNNVRKKSTIMLIAHVLMEAGIEFINHEDGTFGVLIKPDADRAEEREDG, translated from the coding sequence ATGAAGGAAAAGTCATACGATGTGGAACAGATCACAGGAGAGCAACTGAAGGCAGGACGGATACTGCTTGGCTGGTCACAAAGAACACTTGCAGCCAAAGCCTACCTGTCCCAGGGGCCAGTCACCCAGGCAGAGAAGAACAATGTAAGGAAAAAAAGCACCATCATGCTGATCGCCCATGTACTGATGGAGGCTGGAATAGAGTTTATCAACCATGAGGACGGAACCTTTGGGGTACTGATCAAACCGGATGCGGACAGGGCAGAAGAGAGGGAAGACGGGTAA
- a CDS encoding helix-turn-helix domain-containing protein, whose amino-acid sequence MREKAYDVELLKGEQIKAGRILLGWSQKTLAAKAYLSETAVTRLERKILEKKSTMKLLAHVLVEAGIIFINHEDGTTGVLIKPDADRAEEIEEEED is encoded by the coding sequence ATGAGGGAAAAAGCATATGATGTGGAACTGCTGAAGGGAGAGCAGATCAAGGCAGGACGGATACTGCTTGGGTGGTCACAGAAGACACTTGCAGCCAAAGCCTACCTGTCTGAAACGGCTGTCACACGCTTGGAAAGAAAGATACTGGAGAAGAAAAGCACCATGAAACTGCTGGCCCATGTACTGGTGGAGGCAGGGATCATATTTATCAACCATGAGGACGGAACCACGGGAGTGCTGATTAAGCCAGATGCAGACAGGGCAGAAGAGATAGAGGAGGAGGAAGACTGA